Genomic segment of Streptomyces sp. NA02950:
GCGGTGCCAGCGGCTTGTTGTCGACCAGTATGGCGTCCCCCGCGGCCCTGATCGCGGACAGTGCGGTCAGCCGCTGTCCATTGATCGAGACGGCCTCGGCCCCCGCCTCCCACAGACCGTTGACCACACGCTGCATGTCGTGGTCGCGCACCCGCCCGGTGTCGGAGAAGTCGGCGCGCTCCCGCGGTCCCCCGCCGCCGCTCTCGGCGTGCTTGGCGTCATTGACGACCAGCTTCAGACCGGGTCCGGTCACCTCGGTCGCCCCCGCCAGCAGCGCGAGCAGATCGCCCTTGGCCCCACCGTGCTTCTTCAGCGCCTGCCGCTGTTTCTCCCCGACCTCGCCGCGGAGCCGGTCCACGCTCTTGGCGAGCTCGTCCGCGTCGGAGTTCCCCCGCTCGATGCGGTCGATGAGTTCTTCCCGCTCCTTGGCCAGTGTGGGCGCCGATATCCGTGCTTCGGCGGCGCCGATGGTCACCACGACCGCCACCAGGACAAGCCCCAGGGCCAGCCCCAGCTTGGCGCGCAGGGTCCGGGGCAGCCCCGACCGCCCGGTCTCCCCGCGCCGTGCGGCCGCCTCCGCGTAACCGTCGTCGAGACTGTGATCCATCACATTGGTCAGCAGCGACATGGACGCATCGAGACGCGGGCGCGGGCTCGGCGATTCTGTGCTCCGAACGGGGGGCTGCTGCGACATGCCGCACATCGTCGCACGTCGGGGGCGCCGTCACCCAATGGCCCCATCGGCGTGCCGGATCCGGGGCCGGGAGGCGGCGCCCCGACGCGCGCGAAGGCGCCGGAACGACCGCCGTATCAGCGTCCCGCACTGTCCACGACGCCGGACCATTCGTCCAGCAGGGCCTGCGCGGAGGCGTCGTCCGGACCCTCCGCCCACAGGTGGGTGACCGCCTCGGCCGGATCGGGCAGCACCATCACCCAGCGCCCATCGGCCTCGACGACGCGCACCCCGTCGGTGGTGTCCACGGAACGGTCGCCCGCGGCCTCCACCACATGCCGCATCACCAGACCCTTGACCGCCCAGGGGGTGGCCAGATCGCGGCGCTGCACATGCGCACGCGGAATCCTGGCGTCGATCTGACTCAACGTCAACTGGGTGCGCGCCACCAGACCGATCAGCCGGACGAAGGCCGCCGTGCCGTCGAAGACACTGCTGAACTCGGGGATGATGAGGCCGCCACGACCGTCGCCGCCGAAGACGGTGGTCTCCGAGCGGGCGACACGGGTGAGGTCGTCCGCGGCCGTGGTCGTCCACTCCACCTGGGTGCCGTGGTACGCCGCCACCTGCTCGGCGATACGGGTCGTCGTCACCGGAAGCGCCACCCGCCCGCTGCGCCGCTCGGCGGCCACCAGGTCCAGCATGACCAGCAGTGCCCGGTCGTCCTCCACGATGCGGCCCCGCTCGTCCACCAGCGAGAGCCGCTCACCGACGGGGTCGAACCGCACCCCGAAGGCCGCGCGGGCCGAGGCGACGATCTCGCCGAGACGGGCCAGGCCCGAGCGACGGGCGTCCGCGGTCTCCGTCGGACGCGACTCGTTGAGACCGGGATTGATCGTCAGGGCGTCCACCCCGAGCCGGCCGAGCAGGCTCGGGAGCACCAGACCGGCACTTCCGTTCGAGGCGTCCACGACGACCTTGAGGCCGGATTCGGCGATACCGCTGATGTCCACGGCCCGCAGCAGTGATCCGGTGTACGAGTCGTAGACGCTCGACGGGAAGCTGAGGTCGCCGATCTCCCCGGGGAACGCCCGGCGGTACTCCTGGCGTGCGTAGACCCGGTCCAGCTTGCGCTGGCGGGCCGCGGACAGATCGGCGCCGAGTTCGTCGAAGAACATGATGTCGACCGAGTCCGGCACCCCGGGCGAGGTACGGATCATGATGCCGCCGGCGCTGCCGCGCGCGGTCTGCTGGCGGGCCACCGGCAGCGGTACGTTCTCCAGGTCCCGCACATCGATGGCGCTGGTCTGGAGGGCGGAGATCACGGCCCGCTTGAGTGCGCGCGCACCACGGGAGTGGTCACGCGCCGTGGTGACCGTGGAGCCCTTCTTGAGGGTGGTCGCATACGCGCCGGCCAGCCGCACCGCGAGCTCCGGGGTGATCTCCACATTGAGGATCCCGGAGACACCGCGGGTGCCGAACAGATGGGCCTGTCCGCGGGACTCCCAGATGACCGACGTGTTGACGAACGCGCCCGCCTCGATGGTCTTGAACGGATAGACACGGACATTCCCCTGGACGATCGACTCCTCGCCGATCAGGCATTCGTCGCCGATGACCGCGCCGTCCTCGATCCGGGCGGCACGCATGATGTCGGTGTTCTTTCCGATGACACAGCCGCGCAGATTGCTCTGCTGGCCGACGTACACGTTGTCGTGCACCACCGCCTTGTGGAGGAAGGCACCGGTCTTCACGACGACATTGGACCCGACGACGGTGTGCTCGCGGATCTCGGCATCCGCCTCGACCTTGGCGTAGTCCCCGATGTAGAGCGGACCGCGGAGCACGGCGTCGGGGTGGACCTCGGCTCCTTCGGCGACCCAGACGCCCGGGGACATCTCGAAACCGTCGATCTCGACGTCGACCTTGCCCTCGAGGACATCGGCCTGGGCCTTCACATAGCTCTCATGGGTGCCGACGTCCTCCCAGTAGCCCTCCGCGACATAGCCGAAGACGGGCTTGCCCTCCTTCATGAGCTGCGGGAAGACATCGCCGGACCAGTCCACGGGGACATCGGGCTCGACGTAGTCGAAGACTTCCGGCTCCATGACATAGATGCCGGTGTTGACGGTGTCCGAGAAGACCTGGCCCCAGGTGGGCTTCTCCAGGAAGCGCTCGACCTTTCCGCCCTCGTCGACGATGGTGATGCCGAATTCAAGCGGATTGGGGACACGGGTCAGACAGACGGTGACGAGCGCGCCCTTTTCCTTATGGAAATTGATCAGCTCGGTGAGGTCAAAATCGGTCAGAGCGTCCCCGGAGATGACCAGAAAGGCATCGTCCTTGAGTGCCTCTTCCGCGTTCTTGACGCTGCCGGCGGTTCCGAGTGGCTTCTCCTCGTTGGCGTAGGTGAGCTCCATGCCGAGCTCCTCGCCATCACCGAAGTAGTTCTTCACCAGGGAGGCGAGGAACTGGACGGTCACCACGGTCTCGGACAGCCCATGCCGCTTCAGCAGCCGCAGCACATGCTCCATGATGGGCCGGTTGGCCACGGGCAGCAGCGGTTTGGGCATGGTCGAGGTCATCGGGCGCAGACGAGTTCCCTCGCCTCCCGCCATCACGACGGCCTTCATGTCGGAAGCGTCCTCCTTGAAGAGACGACGGTCATGCCGACCGCGCACGCCCGATGGCCCTGGAACGCGCTCCGGGCATCCGGCCTCAACAGGCTCCGGCTACGGCGAGCTCAGTCGGCCGCGGCGTCCGCCCTGACAAGTCGGCGGACCTGAACCACGTAGAGGACTCCTGCCCACCAATAGAGTGTTGTACCCCATCCGGCGAACGCCCATCCGAAAATAGCGGCGGTCGTGTGAAGCCAGCCACTTCCATCACTCAGAAGGAGCAACGGGAAGGCGTACATCAGGTTGAACGTGGCCGCCTTGCCGAGGAAGTTCACCTGCGGTGGCGGATAGCCGTGACGGCGGAGGATCCACACCATCACAAGCAGCACCAGCTCCCGGGCGAGGAGTACCGCGGGCAGCCAGATGGGCAGGATCTCGCGCCAGGTGAGGCCGACGAGTGTAGACAGAATGTAGAGACGGTCAGCCGCCGGATCGAGGATCCGGCCAAGGCTGGAGATCTGGTTCCAGCGACGGGCCAGCTTGCCGTCGAGATAGTCGCTGATGCCGCTGAGCAGCAGTACGAGCAGGGCCCAGCCATCGCTCTTGGGCCCGCCGAACTCGGGCCGGAGGATCAACCACAGGAAAAGCGGCACGCCGAGGAGGCGCGCGGTGCTGAGGATGTTCGGGATCGTGAGTACACGGTCCGTCTGAACGCGTGTCTCCTGGACCTCCACCCGGGAGCCTCCTGCGAGAACGTTCCGATGATGCCTCATGACCTTACCGGTAGGGACGGACAGTCCTCGCACCGGGTCGGGGCGACAGTGACAACAAAAAGCCCCCGAAGGGAACATCACTTCCCTTCGGGGGCTTTTGCACAATTTGTTCGGCGGCGTCCTACTCTCCCACAG
This window contains:
- a CDS encoding DUF881 domain-containing protein is translated as MCGMSQQPPVRSTESPSPRPRLDASMSLLTNVMDHSLDDGYAEAAARRGETGRSGLPRTLRAKLGLALGLVLVAVVVTIGAAEARISAPTLAKEREELIDRIERGNSDADELAKSVDRLRGEVGEKQRQALKKHGGAKGDLLALLAGATEVTGPGLKLVVNDAKHAESGGGGPRERADFSDTGRVRDHDMQRVVNGLWEAGAEAVSINGQRLTALSAIRAAGDAILVDNKPLAPPYTVLAVGDGQRLSTRFQDSADGQYLHVLKENYDIRTSITAQDKVRLPAAPSLIVRTAEPIAGGADKGGAETADTGKGTS
- a CDS encoding mannose-1-phosphate guanyltransferase, with product MKAVVMAGGEGTRLRPMTSTMPKPLLPVANRPIMEHVLRLLKRHGLSETVVTVQFLASLVKNYFGDGEELGMELTYANEEKPLGTAGSVKNAEEALKDDAFLVISGDALTDFDLTELINFHKEKGALVTVCLTRVPNPLEFGITIVDEGGKVERFLEKPTWGQVFSDTVNTGIYVMEPEVFDYVEPDVPVDWSGDVFPQLMKEGKPVFGYVAEGYWEDVGTHESYVKAQADVLEGKVDVEIDGFEMSPGVWVAEGAEVHPDAVLRGPLYIGDYAKVEADAEIREHTVVGSNVVVKTGAFLHKAVVHDNVYVGQQSNLRGCVIGKNTDIMRAARIEDGAVIGDECLIGEESIVQGNVRVYPFKTIEAGAFVNTSVIWESRGQAHLFGTRGVSGILNVEITPELAVRLAGAYATTLKKGSTVTTARDHSRGARALKRAVISALQTSAIDVRDLENVPLPVARQQTARGSAGGIMIRTSPGVPDSVDIMFFDELGADLSAARQRKLDRVYARQEYRRAFPGEIGDLSFPSSVYDSYTGSLLRAVDISGIAESGLKVVVDASNGSAGLVLPSLLGRLGVDALTINPGLNESRPTETADARRSGLARLGEIVASARAAFGVRFDPVGERLSLVDERGRIVEDDRALLVMLDLVAAERRSGRVALPVTTTRIAEQVAAYHGTQVEWTTTAADDLTRVARSETTVFGGDGRGGLIIPEFSSVFDGTAAFVRLIGLVARTQLTLSQIDARIPRAHVQRRDLATPWAVKGLVMRHVVEAAGDRSVDTTDGVRVVEADGRWVMVLPDPAEAVTHLWAEGPDDASAQALLDEWSGVVDSAGR
- a CDS encoding CDP-alcohol phosphatidyltransferase family protein, encoding MEVQETRVQTDRVLTIPNILSTARLLGVPLFLWLILRPEFGGPKSDGWALLVLLLSGISDYLDGKLARRWNQISSLGRILDPAADRLYILSTLVGLTWREILPIWLPAVLLARELVLLVMVWILRRHGYPPPQVNFLGKAATFNLMYAFPLLLLSDGSGWLHTTAAIFGWAFAGWGTTLYWWAGVLYVVQVRRLVRADAAAD